In Burkholderia contaminans, the following proteins share a genomic window:
- a CDS encoding UbiH/UbiF family hydroxylase → MPAMTAHHTFDVAVVGGGLVGKTAALALTQSGYKTALLAQPATPRPTDLAFDTRVYALSSSSQALLERLRVWQALDHSRLAPVFDMRVYGDAHAELHFSAYQASVPQLAWIAESSLVEASLDAALRFQPNLTWFDARAQGFDVRDDAAVLTLSSGQVLEADLVVGADGAHSWVRSQMGAKVERRDYRQTGVVANFKASLPHRETAYQWFHEGEIVALLPLPDGHVSLVWSAHTAHADELLALDPAQLAAEVERVSHGQVGTLDCVTPAAGFPLALQTVDKLIAPRVALVGDAAHLIHPLAGQGMNLGLRDVAALADAIAGKESFRNLGDTVLLRRYERSRREDIRALMVATDGLQRLFAVPGSLAKAVRNAGMAFVGAQPFVKRWLVSAALG, encoded by the coding sequence ATGCCCGCCATGACTGCCCACCACACCTTCGACGTCGCCGTGGTCGGCGGCGGGCTCGTCGGCAAGACGGCCGCGCTCGCGCTGACCCAGTCCGGCTACAAGACAGCCTTGCTCGCCCAGCCGGCCACGCCGCGCCCCACCGATCTCGCATTCGACACACGCGTCTACGCGCTGTCCTCCAGTTCGCAGGCGCTGCTCGAGCGGCTGCGGGTCTGGCAGGCGCTCGATCACAGCCGGCTTGCGCCGGTCTTCGACATGCGCGTGTACGGCGATGCGCACGCGGAACTGCACTTCTCCGCGTACCAGGCTTCCGTTCCGCAGCTTGCGTGGATCGCCGAATCGTCGCTGGTCGAGGCGTCGCTCGACGCCGCGCTGCGGTTCCAGCCGAACCTCACGTGGTTCGATGCGCGCGCACAGGGCTTCGACGTGCGCGACGACGCGGCCGTGCTCACGCTGTCGTCGGGGCAGGTGCTGGAAGCGGACCTCGTCGTCGGCGCGGACGGCGCGCATTCGTGGGTGCGATCGCAAATGGGGGCCAAGGTCGAGCGGCGCGACTACCGGCAAACCGGCGTCGTCGCGAACTTCAAGGCGTCGCTGCCGCACCGCGAGACTGCCTACCAGTGGTTCCACGAAGGCGAGATCGTCGCGCTGCTGCCGCTGCCGGACGGCCATGTATCGCTCGTCTGGTCCGCGCACACCGCGCATGCGGACGAATTGCTCGCACTCGATCCGGCGCAGCTCGCGGCCGAAGTCGAGCGCGTGTCGCATGGCCAGGTCGGCACGCTCGACTGCGTGACGCCGGCCGCCGGCTTCCCGCTGGCGTTGCAGACGGTCGACAAGCTGATCGCTCCGCGTGTCGCGCTGGTCGGCGATGCAGCGCACCTGATCCACCCGCTCGCGGGGCAGGGGATGAACCTCGGCTTGCGCGACGTCGCGGCGCTTGCCGACGCGATCGCGGGCAAGGAGAGCTTCCGCAACCTCGGCGATACGGTGCTGCTGCGCCGCTACGAGCGTTCGCGCCGCGAGGACATCCGCGCGTTGATGGTCGCGACCGACGGGCTGCAGCGGCTGTTCGCGGTGCCGGGCTCGCTCGCGAAGGCCGTGCGCAACGCCGGCATGGCCTTCGTCGGCGCGCAGCCGTTCGTGAAGCGCTGGCTCGTGTCGGCTGCGCTCGGCTGA
- a CDS encoding DsbC family protein — protein sequence MKKTIRIASLALAVTMATLGCTAQADQTTDKLKATLQARLGSDAPIKSVSKAPVAGLYEVNLGSQIIYSDAAGDYVLLGDLVDTKTHKNLTDARLSEINKIDFASLPFANAIKVVKGNGARKIAVFSDPNCPYCKKLETTLQSVDNVTVYTFLYPVLSPDSTAKSKAIWCATDRAKTWEGWMLDHRAPSGAGTCDTTALDKNLALGRGMNVTGTPTIFLPDGRRLPGAVSADQLNQALASSK from the coding sequence ATGAAAAAAACGATCCGCATCGCGTCGCTGGCGCTGGCCGTCACGATGGCGACGCTTGGCTGCACCGCGCAGGCAGACCAGACCACCGACAAGCTGAAAGCGACGCTGCAGGCCCGTCTCGGCAGCGATGCGCCGATCAAAAGCGTGTCGAAAGCGCCGGTCGCGGGCCTTTACGAAGTAAACCTCGGCTCGCAGATCATCTACAGCGACGCGGCAGGCGACTACGTGCTGCTCGGCGATCTCGTCGACACCAAGACGCACAAGAACCTGACCGACGCGCGCCTGTCCGAAATCAACAAGATCGACTTCGCGAGCCTGCCGTTCGCGAATGCGATCAAGGTCGTCAAGGGCAACGGCGCCCGCAAGATCGCGGTGTTCTCCGATCCGAACTGCCCGTATTGCAAGAAGCTCGAGACGACGCTGCAGTCGGTCGACAACGTGACCGTCTACACGTTCCTGTACCCGGTGCTGTCCCCGGATTCGACCGCGAAGTCGAAGGCGATCTGGTGTGCGACCGACCGCGCGAAAACGTGGGAGGGCTGGATGCTCGACCACCGCGCGCCGTCGGGCGCCGGTACCTGCGATACGACCGCGCTCGACAAGAACCTCGCGCTCGGCCGCGGGATGAATGTCACGGGCACGCCGACGATCTTCCTGCCGGACGGCCGCCGCCTGCCGGGCGCCGTGTCGGCCGACCAGCTCAACCAGGCGCTCGCCTCGAGCAAGTAA